One stretch of Salarias fasciatus chromosome 19, fSalaFa1.1, whole genome shotgun sequence DNA includes these proteins:
- the ctsl.1 gene encoding cathepsin L.1, with the protein MKLLLVAAALLAVASCASISLEDLEFHAWKLKYARSYNSPAEEALRKEIWLNNRKLVLVHNMMADQGIKSYRLGMTFFADLENEEYKSLISQGCLRSFNASLPRRGSTFLRLPAGTSLPDSVDWREKGYVTDVKDQKQCGSCWAFSTTGSLEGQHFRKTGKLVSLSEQQLVDCSGSFGNMGCDGGLMDQAFQYIKVTGGIDTEDTYPYEAEDGKCRYNPANVGATCTGYVDVKQGDEDALLEAVATIGPVSVAIDASQSSFQLYESGVYNEPGCSSSELDHGVLAVGYGSDNGKDYWLVKNSWGLQWGDKGYIKMARNKSNQCGIATAASYPLGNGCNCSSGYIRRPHSSFNNINRCFHLQHRFNFSRNTHKEAVEMKLLLVAAALLAVASCASISLEDLEFHAWKLKYARSYNSPAEEALRKEIWLNNRKLVLVHNMMADQGIKSYRLGMTFFADLENEEYKSLISQGCLRSFNASLPRRGSTFLRLPAGTSLPDSVDWREKGYVTDVKDQKQCGSCWAFSTTGSLEGQHFRKTGKLVSLSEQQLVDCSGSFGNMGCDGGLMDQAFQYIKVTGGIDTEDTYPYEAEDGKCRYNPANVGATCTGYVDVKQGDEDALLEAVATVGPVSVAIDASQLSFQLYESGVYNEPGCSSSELDHGVLAVGYGSDNGKDYWLVKNSWGLQWGDKGYIKMTRNKSNQCGIATAASYPLVGNKYNCSSGYIRRPHSSFNNINRCFHLQHRFNFSRNTHTEAVEMKLLLVAAALLAVASCASFSLEDLEFHAWKLKYARSYNSPAEEALRKEIWLNNRKLVLVHNMMADQGIKSYRLGMTFFADLENEEYKSLISQGCLRSFNASLPRRGSTFLRLPAGTSLPDSVDWREKGYVTDVKDQKQCGSCWAFSTTGSLEGQHFRKTGKLVSLSEQQLVDCSGSFGNMGCDGGLMDQAFQYIKVTGGIDTEDTYPYEAEDGKCRYNPANVGATCTGYVDVKQGDEDALLEAVATIGPVSVAIDASQSSFQLYESGVYNEPGCSSSELDHGVLAVGYGSDNGKDYWLVKNSWGLQWGDKGYIKMARNKSNQCGIATAASYPLV; encoded by the exons atgaagctgctgctggtagctgctgctctcctggcCGTGGCCAGCTGTGCCAGCATCTCCCTGGAAGATCTGGAGTTTCATGCCTGGAAACTGAAATATG CACGGTCCTACAACTCTCCGGCAGAGGAGGCTCTCCGCAAGGAAATCTGGCTCAACAACCGCAAACTGGTGCTGGTTCACAACATGATGGCGGATCAGGGCATCAAGTCTTACCGCCTCGGCATGACCTTCTTCGCTGACCTG GAAAATGAAGAGTACAAAAGTTTGATCTCCCAGGGCTGCCTGCGCTCCTTCAACGCCTCTCTCCCCCGCCGTGGCTCGACCTTCCTGCGCCTGCCTGCCGGAACCTCTCTGCCCGACAGCGTTGACTGGAGGGAGAAGGGATACGTCACCGACGTCAAGGATCAGAAGCAGTGTGGCTCCTGCTGGGCGTTCAGCACA acTGGCTCTCTGGAGGGTCAGCACTTCAGGAAAACTGGGAAGCTGGTGTCTCTGAgcgagcagcagctggtggactGCTCTGGGTCTTTTGGAAACATGGGCTGCGACGGAGGCCTGATGGACCAAGCCTTCCAGTACATTAAAGTCACCGGAGGGATCGACACCGAGGACACCTACCCTTATGAGGCCGAG GACGGGAAATGCCGTTACAACCCAGCCAATGTCGGTGCCACGTGCACGGGCTATGTGGATGTAAAACAAGGCGATGAAGACGCCCTGCTGGAGGCCGTGGCCACCATCGGACCAGTCTCCGTGGCCATTGATGCTTCCCAGTCATCCTTCCAGCTGTATGAATCAG GTGTCTACAATGAGCCTGgatgcagcagctcagagctggaCCACGGGGTGCTGGCCGTGGGATACGGCTCCGACAACGGAAAGGACTACTGGCTGGTCAAGAACAG CTGGGGTCTGCAGTGGGGAGACAAGGGATACATCAAAATGGCCAGAAACAAGAGCAACCAGTGTGGCATTGCTACAGCAGCCAGCTACCCACTG GGCaatgggtgtaactgcagctccGGCTATATAAGGAGGCCTCACAGCAGcttcaacaacatcaacaggtgCTTCCACCTCCAACATCGCTTCAACTTCAGCCGAAACACTCACAAAGAGGCAG TCgagatgaagctgctgctggtagctgctgctctcctggcCGTGGCCAGCTGTGCCAGCATCTCCCTGGAAGATCTGGAGTTTCATGCCTGGAAACTGAAATATG CACGGTCCTACAACTCTCCGGCAGAGGAGGCTCTCCGCAAGGAAATCTGGCTCAACAACCGCAAACTGGTGCTGGTTCACAACATGATGGCGGATCAGGGCATCAAGTCTTACCGCCTCGGCATGACCTTCTTCGCTGACCTG GAAAATGAAGAGTACAAAAGTTTGATCTCCCAGGGCTGCCTGCGCTCCTTCAACGCCTCTCTCCCCCGCCGTGGCTCGACCTTCCTGCGCCTGCCTGCCGGAACCTCTCTGCCCGACAGCGTTGACTGGAGGGAGAAGGGATACGTCACCGACGTCAAGGATCAGAAGCAGTGTGGCTCCTGCTGGGCATTCAGCACA acTGGCTCTCTGGAGGGTCAGCACTTCAGGAAAACTGGGAAGCTGGTGTCTCTGAgcgagcagcagctggtggactGCTCTGGGTCTTTTGGAAACATGGGCTGCGATGGAGGCCTGATGGACCAAGCCTTCCAGTACATTAAAGTCACCGGAGGGATCGACACCGAGGACACCTACCCTTATGAGGCCGAG GACGGGAAATGCCGTTACAACCCCGCCAATGTCGGTGCCACGTGCACGGGCTATGTGGATGTGAAACAAGGCGATGAAGACGCCCTGCTGGAGGCCGTGGCCACCGTCGGACCAGTCTCCGTGGCCATTGATGCTTCCCAGTTATCCTTCCAGCTGTATGAATCAG GTGTCTACAATGAGCCTGgatgcagcagctcagagctggaCCACGGGGTGCTGGCTGTGGGATACGGCTCCGACAACGGAAAGGACTACTGGCTGGTCAAGAACAG CTGGGGTCTGCAGTGGGGAGACAAGGGATACATCAAAATGACCAGAAACAAGAGCAACCAGTGTGGCATTGCTACAGCAGCCAGCTACCCACTGGTC GGCAACAAGTATAACTGCAGCTCCGGCTATATAAGGAGGCCTCACAGCAGcttcaacaacatcaacaggtgCTTCCACCTCCAACACCGCTTCAACTTCAGCCgaaacactcacacagaggCAG TCgagatgaagctgctgctggtagctgctgctctcctggcCGTGGCCAGCTGTGCCAGCTTCTCCCTGGAAGATCTGGAGTTTCATGCCTGGAAACTGAAATATG CACGGTCCTACAACTCTCCGGCAGAGGAGGCTCTCCGCAAGGAAATCTGGCTCAACAACCGCAAACTGGTGCTGGTTCACAACATGATGGCGGATCAGGGCATCAAGTCTTACCGCCTCGGCATGACCTTCTTCGCTGACCTG GAAAATGAAGAGTACAAAAGTTTGATCTCCCAGGGCTGCCTGCGCTCCTTCAACGCCTCTCTCCCCCGCCGTGGCTCGACCTTCCTGCGCCTGCCTGCCGGAACCTCTCTGCCCGACAGCGTTGACTGGAGGGAGAAGGGATACGTCACCGACGTCAAGGATCAGAAGCAGTGTGGCTCCTGCTGGGCGTTCAGCACA acTGGCTCTCTGGAGGGTCAGCACTTCAGGAAAACTGGGAAGCTGGTGTCTCTGAgcgagcagcagctggtggactGCTCTGGGTCTTTTGGAAACATGGGCTGCGATGGAGGCCTGATGGACCAAGCCTTCCAGTACATTAAAGTCACCGGAGGGATCGACACCGAGGACACCTACCCTTATGAGGCCGAG GACGGGAAATGCCGTTACAACCCAGCCAATGTCGGTGCCACGTGCACGGGCTATGTGGATGTGAAACAAGGCGATGAGGACGCCCTGCTGGAGGCCGTGGCCACCATCGGACCAGTCTCCGTGGCCATTGATGCTTCCCAGTCATCCTTCCAGCTGTATGAATCAG GTGTCTACAATGAGCCTGgatgcagcagctcagagctggaCCACGGGGTGCTGGCCGTGGGATACGGCTCCGACAACGGAAAGGACTACTGGCTGGTCAAGAACAG CTGGGGTCTGCAGTGGGGAGACAAGGGATACATCAAAATGGCCAGAAACAAGAGCAACCAGTGTGGCATTGCTACAGCAGCCAGCTACCCACTGGTCTAA